From a single Streptomyces sp. NBC_01264 genomic region:
- a CDS encoding 2-dehydropantoate 2-reductase translates to MRILTVGAGAAGGYFGARLARAGQDVTFLVRPRRAEALRTRGLRVSGPGEEIALVPRLVTADALEGTYDLVLLSVKSTSLEAAVRDLVPAVGPGTAILPLLNGMAHLDLLADRFGDAAVLGGVAKVVTTLNEHGDILRMAPPTVVLTGERDGRPSARVDAVREVLAGAGIDTPEVPDIIAAMWHKWVFITTLVAVTSLARGAVGEINAVPGGTGFGLAVLAEAAAVSAAAGYPVPESELAFTVRTLAAPDSALTPSLYRDLLAGHPTEVEHVLGDLSARARGFAVPTPLLDLATLQLRVHQRRLTAGE, encoded by the coding sequence ATGAGGATCCTGACGGTCGGAGCCGGGGCCGCGGGAGGCTACTTCGGCGCGCGCCTCGCCCGGGCGGGGCAGGACGTCACCTTCCTGGTGCGCCCCCGGCGGGCCGAGGCCCTGCGGACGCGCGGGCTGCGCGTGAGCGGGCCGGGGGAGGAGATCGCCCTCGTCCCGCGGCTCGTCACCGCCGACGCGCTGGAGGGGACGTACGACCTCGTCCTGCTGTCGGTGAAGTCCACCTCCCTCGAAGCGGCCGTCCGGGACCTCGTACCGGCGGTCGGTCCCGGGACGGCGATCCTGCCCCTGCTCAACGGGATGGCCCACCTCGACCTCCTCGCGGACCGGTTCGGGGACGCGGCGGTGCTCGGCGGCGTGGCCAAGGTGGTCACCACCCTGAACGAGCACGGCGACATCCTCCGGATGGCGCCGCCCACCGTGGTGCTCACCGGCGAACGCGACGGCCGTCCCTCGGCGCGGGTGGACGCCGTCCGCGAGGTGCTGGCCGGGGCGGGGATCGACACCCCCGAAGTGCCCGACATCATCGCTGCCATGTGGCACAAGTGGGTCTTCATCACCACCCTGGTGGCGGTGACCTCCCTGGCCCGCGGAGCCGTCGGCGAGATCAACGCCGTGCCCGGCGGGACCGGGTTCGGCCTCGCGGTCCTCGCCGAGGCGGCCGCGGTGTCGGCCGCCGCCGGGTACCCGGTCCCGGAGTCCGAACTCGCCTTCACCGTGCGGACGCTGGCCGCACCGGACTCGGCGCTGACCCCGTCGCTGTACCGGGACCTGCTCGCCGGTCACCCGACCGAGGTCGAGCACGTGCTCGGCGACCTGTCGGCCCGGGCCCGTGGCTTCGCCGTCCCCACCCCGCTCCTGGACCTCGCCACCCTCCAGCTGAGGGTTCATCAGCGGCGGCTGACGGCGGGGGAGTAG
- a CDS encoding Gfo/Idh/MocA family protein encodes MTSAGDAAAEAASGPRPRVGLLGTGPWAHRTHAPALAAHPGSEFVGVWGRRPEAAAELAREYGVTVYEDPDALFADCDAVAFALPPDVQAPLAVRAAAAGCHLLLDKPVATTPADARAVAAAVAEHGVASVVFLTLRFAEPTAGWVEEQAERTGWFTAAAHWLGAVFPPDGEPSAYADSPWRKAKGGLWDVGPHALSVLIPVLGEVTAVSATRGPADVVQLALRHTSGAASTAVLSLSSPRAAAGVGLELRGTAGVFGLPDWSNVPGAYGRALDALLTSARTGVPDVRGAEFGARLTEILAEAEGQLPE; translated from the coding sequence TTGACGTCCGCCGGAGATGCCGCCGCTGAGGCCGCTTCCGGGCCCCGCCCCCGGGTCGGGCTGCTGGGCACCGGCCCATGGGCCCACCGCACGCACGCCCCCGCCCTCGCCGCGCACCCTGGCTCCGAGTTCGTCGGAGTCTGGGGCCGGCGTCCCGAAGCCGCGGCCGAGCTGGCGCGCGAGTACGGGGTGACGGTGTACGAAGACCCCGACGCGCTGTTCGCCGACTGTGACGCCGTGGCCTTCGCGCTCCCGCCCGACGTGCAGGCCCCGCTCGCCGTGCGCGCGGCCGCCGCCGGCTGCCACCTGCTGCTCGACAAGCCCGTCGCCACGACCCCGGCCGACGCCCGCGCGGTCGCCGCGGCCGTGGCCGAGCACGGGGTCGCCTCCGTGGTCTTCCTCACCCTGCGCTTCGCCGAGCCGACCGCCGGCTGGGTCGAGGAGCAGGCGGAGCGCACGGGCTGGTTCACCGCCGCCGCGCACTGGCTCGGCGCGGTCTTCCCGCCCGACGGCGAGCCCAGCGCCTACGCGGACTCGCCCTGGCGCAAGGCCAAGGGCGGGCTGTGGGACGTGGGCCCGCACGCCCTGTCCGTACTCATCCCTGTCCTCGGCGAGGTCACCGCGGTCAGCGCGACCCGCGGCCCCGCCGACGTGGTCCAGCTGGCCCTGCGCCACACCTCGGGCGCGGCCAGCACCGCCGTGCTCAGCCTCAGCTCCCCGCGCGCGGCCGCCGGGGTGGGGCTGGAACTGCGCGGGACCGCCGGCGTCTTCGGCCTGCCGGACTGGAGCAACGTCCCGGGTGCCTACGGCCGCGCCCTGGACGCCCTCCTCACCTCGGCCCGCACCGGGGTGCCGGACGTACGGGGCGCGGAGTTCGGGGCCCGGCTGACGGAGATCCTGGCGGAGGCGGAGGGCCAGCTGCCGGAGTGA
- the glnII gene encoding glutamine synthetase produces MSYKAEYIWIDGTEPTAKLRSKTKIMADGDALPIWGFDGSSTNQAEGHASDRVLQPVFTCPDPIRGGDNVLVLCEVLNIDMTPHESNTRALLRPIAEKFAAQEPIYGIEQEYTFFDGTRPLGFPVNGFPAAQGGYYCGVGSDEIFGREIVEKHLDHCLAAGLAISGINAEVMPGQWEFQVGPVGPLEVSDQLWIARWLLYRTAEDFNVSATLNPKPVKGDWNGAGAHTNFSTKAMREDYRAIISAAESLGEGSKPLDHVKNYGAGIDERLTGLHETAPWNEYSYGVSDRGASVRIPWQVEKDGKGYIEDRRPNANVDPYVVTRLITDTCCTALEKDGLV; encoded by the coding sequence GTGAGCTACAAGGCTGAGTACATCTGGATCGACGGAACCGAGCCGACGGCGAAGCTGCGCTCCAAGACCAAGATCATGGCGGACGGCGACGCGCTGCCGATCTGGGGCTTCGACGGTTCGAGTACCAACCAGGCCGAGGGCCACGCCTCCGACCGCGTACTGCAGCCTGTGTTCACCTGCCCGGACCCGATCCGCGGCGGCGACAACGTCCTCGTCCTGTGCGAGGTCCTGAACATCGACATGACCCCGCACGAGTCGAACACCCGCGCGCTGCTGCGTCCGATCGCCGAGAAGTTCGCCGCTCAGGAGCCGATCTACGGCATCGAGCAGGAGTACACCTTCTTCGACGGCACCCGCCCGCTGGGCTTCCCGGTCAACGGCTTCCCGGCCGCGCAGGGCGGCTACTACTGCGGCGTCGGCTCGGACGAGATCTTCGGCCGCGAGATCGTCGAGAAGCACCTGGACCACTGCCTCGCGGCGGGCCTGGCCATCTCCGGCATCAACGCCGAGGTCATGCCCGGCCAGTGGGAGTTCCAGGTCGGCCCGGTCGGCCCGCTGGAGGTCTCCGACCAGCTGTGGATCGCGCGCTGGCTGCTCTACCGCACCGCCGAGGACTTCAACGTCTCCGCGACGCTGAACCCGAAGCCGGTCAAGGGCGACTGGAACGGCGCGGGTGCGCACACCAACTTCTCCACGAAGGCGATGCGCGAGGACTACCGCGCGATCATCTCCGCGGCCGAGTCGCTGGGCGAGGGCAGCAAGCCGCTGGACCACGTCAAGAACTACGGCGCGGGCATCGACGAGCGTCTGACGGGCCTGCACGAGACCGCCCCGTGGAACGAGTACAGCTACGGCGTCTCGGACCGCGGCGCGTCCGTCCGCATCCCGTGGCAGGTCGAGAAGGACGGCAAGGGCTACATCGAGGACCGCCGCCCGAACGCGAACGTGGACCCGTACGTGGTGACCCGCCTCATCACGGACACCTGCTGCACCGCCCTGGAGAAGGACGGCCTGGTCTGA
- a CDS encoding NADPH-dependent F420 reductase, with protein sequence MATLGLIGSGNIGSTLARLAVDAGLDVVLSNSRGPRTLDALVAELGPRARAASPAEAAAAGDWVVATIPLGNHRDLPADALAGKVVLDTLNYYPQRDGVFPALEAEEATTSGLVQEHLAGAQVVKAFNNIYFKHLLALARPAGSPDRSALPIAGDDPAARASATRLLDLLGYDAVDAGDLAGSWRFQRDTPVYVLPYAENPAGPGGLAEDPGTVADAAAVRAALAKAVRPAGSAG encoded by the coding sequence ATGGCAACTCTTGGACTCATCGGAAGCGGCAACATCGGAAGCACCCTCGCGCGGCTCGCCGTGGACGCGGGGCTGGACGTGGTCCTCAGTAATTCCAGGGGGCCGCGGACTCTGGACGCGCTGGTCGCCGAGCTCGGCCCGCGGGCCCGGGCCGCCTCCCCGGCCGAGGCGGCCGCGGCCGGCGACTGGGTCGTGGCCACCATCCCGCTGGGGAACCACCGCGACCTGCCCGCCGACGCGCTGGCGGGCAAGGTCGTCCTCGACACGCTCAACTACTACCCGCAGCGGGACGGGGTCTTCCCCGCCCTGGAGGCCGAGGAGGCCACCACCAGCGGGCTCGTCCAGGAACACCTGGCCGGGGCGCAGGTCGTCAAGGCGTTCAACAACATCTACTTCAAGCACCTGCTCGCCCTTGCCCGCCCGGCCGGCTCCCCGGACCGCTCGGCCCTGCCGATCGCCGGCGACGACCCGGCCGCCCGCGCGTCCGCCACCCGCCTCCTCGACCTGCTCGGCTACGACGCGGTCGACGCGGGGGACCTCGCCGGGAGCTGGCGCTTCCAGCGCGACACGCCTGTGTACGTCCTCCCGTACGCCGAGAACCCGGCCGGTCCGGGGGGCCTCGCCGAGGACCCGGGCACCGTCGCCGACGCGGCGGCCGTGCGCGCCGCCCTGGCGAAGGCCGTCCGTCCGGCGGGCTCCGCCGGATGA
- a CDS encoding serine hydrolase domain-containing protein, with protein MNARPRTLRRIAVTGIALAALTVGAGAPAALAAPGGSAGSAAATAHARPVAVHDPAALRALLATLPDEVSTGALVRLSGAGSRTPWTGTAGPVAADAEVPIGSVTKLFTNALVLRLVAEHQVEIDAPVRRYLPDLIPGAYAGVTVRQLMDHTADLPMVASESADPRAMVLDTFAADAAARPDRIPAPGTVQQYNGTNSLVAGLLVERISGRTYEEEVQRRIVRPLGLRQTRMSTDPRTARFWAEGGLVSTAADLDRFMAALLGGRLLPPAQQRHLYEVPDVPNAKGNTCLSPKACFSAAGLMRHETAGATVWGKTGSGPGWSTGVFATEQAGRRLVYAHNPKPGTSKKRQIGRVVQFVDAGFAG; from the coding sequence ATGAACGCACGCCCCCGCACCCTCCGCCGGATCGCCGTCACCGGCATCGCCCTGGCGGCCCTCACGGTGGGTGCGGGCGCCCCGGCCGCACTGGCCGCGCCCGGAGGGTCGGCGGGGTCCGCCGCGGCGACGGCCCACGCCCGGCCGGTGGCCGTCCACGATCCCGCCGCGCTGCGGGCCTTGCTGGCGACCCTGCCCGACGAGGTGTCCACGGGGGCCCTGGTGCGGCTGTCCGGCGCGGGGTCGCGCACGCCGTGGACCGGGACCGCCGGGCCGGTCGCGGCGGACGCGGAAGTCCCGATCGGCAGTGTCACCAAGCTGTTCACGAACGCCCTGGTGCTGCGGCTCGTCGCGGAGCACCAGGTGGAGATCGACGCACCCGTGCGCCGCTACCTGCCCGACCTGATACCCGGCGCCTACGCCGGAGTGACCGTACGGCAGCTCATGGACCACACCGCCGATCTGCCGATGGTCGCCAGCGAGTCCGCCGATCCGCGCGCCATGGTGCTCGACACGTTCGCGGCGGACGCGGCGGCCCGCCCGGACCGCATACCGGCCCCGGGCACGGTCCAGCAGTACAACGGGACGAACAGCCTCGTCGCCGGCCTGCTGGTGGAGCGGATATCCGGCCGGACCTACGAGGAGGAGGTGCAGCGCCGCATCGTGCGCCCCCTGGGGCTGCGCCAGACCCGGATGTCGACGGATCCCCGCACGGCCCGGTTCTGGGCGGAGGGCGGCCTGGTCTCCACCGCGGCCGACCTGGACCGGTTCATGGCCGCGCTGCTGGGCGGCCGGCTGCTGCCGCCCGCGCAGCAGCGGCACCTGTACGAGGTCCCGGACGTGCCCAACGCCAAGGGGAACACCTGCCTGTCGCCGAAGGCCTGCTTCAGTGCGGCCGGCCTGATGCGCCACGAGACGGCCGGCGCCACGGTCTGGGGCAAGACGGGCTCCGGCCCCGGCTGGTCGACCGGAGTGTTCGCCACCGAGCAGGCCGGCCGCCGGCTCGTCTACGCCCACAACCCGAAGCCCGGCACGTCCAAGAAGCGGCAGATCGGCCGCGTCGTGCAGTTCGTGGACGCGGGCTTCGCCGGCTAG